From the Carya illinoinensis cultivar Pawnee chromosome 4, C.illinoinensisPawnee_v1, whole genome shotgun sequence genome, one window contains:
- the LOC122306738 gene encoding phospholipase A1-IIdelta-like, with amino-acid sequence MNTTIGAEEPTWPELLGSNSWEGLLYPLDLSLRKLILRCGDFCQATYDAFNNDSNSKYCGSSRYGKASFFHKVMLHNASDYEVVAFLYATAKVGHHSGFLFHSQSRESWDRESNWIGYIAVTTDEVSHALGRREIYVAMRGTTRSYEWIDVLEAKLEPVVSLLRPNARDENMNDGSNGDGIGDNERSSIFSYFFNWAYLICQKEPKVMKGWLTIYISEDPNSPFTKENARTQLLTKIDELIKQYKDEEVSVTLTGHSLGASLAVLGAFDLVENGISDNIPVSAIVFGCPQVGNKAFNERLKKYPNLNVLHVKNTIDLIPHYPGRFLGYKHTGVELVIDTRKSPSLKDSKNPSDWHNLEAMLHVVTGWNGEKEKFELKVNRSLALVNKSCEYLKDEYLIPGSWWVERNRGLVRDENGEWVLAHPDDDDLPVPEY; translated from the coding sequence ATGAACACAACAATCGGAGCAGAAGAGCCCACGTGGCCGGAACTGCTCGGCAGCAACAGTTGGGAAGGCCTTTTGTACCCTCTCGATCTCTCCCTCCGAAAACTCATCCTCCGATGCGGCGACTTCTGCCAAGCCACCTACGACGCCTTCAACAACGACAGCAACTCTAAGTATTGCGGCTCCAGCCGCTATGGCAAGGCCTCCTTCTTCCACAAGGTCATGCTCCACAACGCCTCCGACTATGAAGTTGTCGCCTTTCTCTACGCCACTGCCAAAGTCGGCCATCACTCGGGCTTTCTTTTCCACTCCCAGTCTCGCGAGTCATGGGACCGCGAGTCTAattggattggctatatcgccGTCACCACCGACGAGGTCAGCCATGCCCTAGGCCGGCGCGAGATCTATGTCGCGATGCGCGGAACTACTAGGAGCTACGAGTGGATTGATGTGTTGGAGGCTAAACTCGAGCCTGTCGTCTCGTTGTTGCGTCCAAATGCGCGCGATGAAAACATGAATGATGGTAGTAATGGTGATGGCATTGGAGATAACGAACGTTCATCgattttctcttatttcttcAACTGGGCGTACCTGATCTGTCAAAAGGAGCCAAAAGTCATGAAGGGTTGGCTTACTATCTACATCTCGGAGGACCCCAACTCGCCATTCACAAAGGAAAATGCAAGAACTCAGCTTTTAACGAAGATCGATGAGTTGATAAAGCAATACAAAGACGAGGAAGTAAGTGTGACGTTAACGGGGCATAGTCTTGGCGCAAGCTTAGCTGTCTTGGGAGCTTTTGACCTGGTGGAGAACGGTATTTCTGACAATATTCCGGTTTCAGCCATTGTTTTCGGGTGCCCACAAGTTGGGAACAAAGCTTTCAACGAGAGGCTCAAGAAGTATCCAAATCTCAATGTTTTGCATGTAAAGAACACCATTGACTTGATCCCACATTATCCAGGGCGGTTTTTGGGGTACAAGCACACAGGGGTTGAGTTAGTTATAGATACAAGAAAGTCTCCAAGCTTGAAGGACTCGAAGAATCCGTCAGATTGGCATAATCTGGAGGCCATGTTGCATGTGGTGACTGGGTGGAATGGGGAGAAGGAGAAGTTTGAGTTGAAGGTGAATAGAAGCTTGGCTTTGGTGAATAAGTCGTGTGAATATCTCAAGGATGAGTACTTGATTCCAGGATCGTGGTGGGTGGAAAGGAACAGAGGCTTGGTGCGTGATGAAAATGGAGAATGGGTTCTGGCTCATCCAGATGATGACGACCTTCCCGTCCCCGAGTATTGA
- the LOC122306853 gene encoding phospholipase A1-IIdelta-like — MNTTIKAEEPTWPELLGSNSWEGLLDPLDLSLRKLILRCGDFCQATYDAFNNDNSSKYCGSSRYGKASFFHKVMLHNASDYEVVAFLYATAKVGDRSAFLFHSHSRESWDRESNWIGYIAVTTDEVSRTLGRREIYVAMRGTTRSYEWIDVLEAKLKPVVSLLRPNARDEHRDDGSNRDSDGDNEKVPKVMKGWLTIYMSEDPNSLFTKKNARTQLLMKIDELIKQYKDEEVSVTLTGHSLGASLAVLGAFDLVENGVADNIPVSAIVFGCPQVGNKAFNERFKKYPNLNVLHLKNTIDVIPHYPGLMLGYKHTGVDLVIDTRKSPSLKNSKNPSDWHNLEAMLHVVTGWNGEKEKFELKVNRSLALVNKSCEFLKDEYLTPGSWWVERNKGLVRDENGEWVLAHPDDDDLPVPEY, encoded by the coding sequence ATGAACACAACAATCAAAGCAGAAGAACCCACGTGGCCAGAACTGCTCGGCAGCAACAGCTGGGAAGGCCTTTTGGACCCTCTCGATCTCTCCCTCCGCAAACTCATCCTCCGATGCGGCGACTTCTGCCAAGCCACCTACGACGCCTTCAACAACGACAACAGCTCCAAGTATTGCGGCTCCAGCCGCTATGGCAAGGCCTCCTTCTTCCACAAGGTCATGCTCCACAATGCCTCCGACTATGAAGTCGTCGCCTTTCTCTACGCCACTGCCAAAGTCGGCGATCGCTCGgcctttcttttccactccCATTCTCGTGAGTCATGGGACCGCGAGTCTAattggattggctatatcgccGTCACCACCGACGAGGTCAGCCGCACCCTAGGCCGGCGCGAGATCTATGTCGCGATGCGTGGAACTACTAGGAGCTACGAGTGGATTGACGTGTTGGAGGCTAAACTCAAGCCTGTCGTGTCGTTGTTGCGTCCAAATGCGCGCGATGAACACAGGGATGATGGCAGTAATAGGGACAGCGATGGAGATAATGAGAAGGTACCAAAAGTCATGAAGGGTTGGCTTACTATCTACATGTCGGAGGACCCCAACTCGCTATTCACCAAGAAAAATGCAAGAACTCAGCTTTTAATGAAGATCGATGAGTTGATAAAGCAATACAAAGACGAGGAAGTAAGTGTGACGTTAACGGGGCATAGTCTTGGCGCAAGCTTAGCAGTCTTGGGAGCTTTCGATCTGGTGGAGAATGGTGTTGCTGACAATATTCCGGTTTCAGCCATTGTTTTCGGGTGCCCACAAGTAGGGAACAAAGCTTTCAACGAGAGGTTCAAGAAGTATCCAAATCTCAATGTTTTGCACTTAAAGAACACCATTGACGTGATACCACATTATCCAGGGCTGATGTTGGGGTACAAGCACACGGGGGTTGATTTGGTTATAGATACAAGGAAGTCCCCAAGCTTGAAGAACTCGAAGAATCCATCAGATTGGCATAATCTGGAGGCCATGTTGCATGTGGTGACTGGGTGGAATGGGGAGAAGGAGAAGTTTGAGTTGAAGGTGAATAGAAGCTTGGCTTTGGTGAATAAGTCGTGTGAATTTCTCAAGGATGAGTACTTGACTCCAGGATCGTGGTGGGTGGAGAGGAACAAAGGGTTGGTGCGTGATGAAAATGGAGAATGGGTTCTGGCTCATCCAGATGACGACGACCTTCCGGTCCCCGAGTATTGA